The following are encoded together in the Acidobacteriota bacterium genome:
- a CDS encoding FAD-binding protein produces MTGVVHQPGSAAEVAEAVRGAELVVPRGGGTKPALLAVEGAEVLDLSALTGITEYLPSEYTVTALAGTPLADIAARLAAEGQYLPFDPLLVDAGSTVGGAVAAGANGPGRLRYGGLRDFLLAVAFVDGRGEIVRGGAKVVKNAAGFDLPKLMVGSLGRLGILTECTFKVFPHPESCATVRVAGMAFDEALEAAGRVGSGAVELECLDLMHGLAGWDLEIRIGGRSFALDARLKRAADLLDTDVTTLSSDADANHWRTRREFGWASPDASVLKLPLTPATAAVLEQVLADLDASHVARVYSAGVQQAFVAWPAARVADLPSLDRALAQSKLTALALRAPADASNQPFLGYRTGGELLRRVEQALDPAGRFSRLG; encoded by the coding sequence GTGACCGGCGTTGTCCATCAGCCGGGTTCGGCGGCCGAGGTTGCCGAAGCCGTGCGCGGTGCTGAGTTGGTCGTGCCGCGCGGCGGCGGCACGAAGCCGGCGCTGTTGGCGGTGGAGGGCGCCGAAGTGCTCGACCTGTCGGCGCTCACCGGCATCACCGAGTACTTGCCGAGCGAGTACACGGTGACCGCGTTGGCCGGGACGCCGCTCGCCGACATCGCGGCGCGGCTCGCTGCCGAGGGCCAGTACCTGCCGTTCGATCCATTGCTGGTCGACGCCGGCAGCACGGTCGGCGGCGCGGTTGCCGCGGGCGCGAATGGCCCCGGCCGGCTGCGCTACGGCGGCCTGCGGGACTTCCTGCTCGCCGTGGCCTTCGTCGACGGCCGGGGCGAGATCGTTCGCGGCGGCGCCAAGGTGGTGAAGAACGCCGCCGGCTTCGACCTGCCGAAGCTCATGGTCGGCAGCCTGGGACGCCTGGGCATTCTCACCGAGTGCACGTTCAAGGTCTTCCCGCATCCCGAAAGCTGCGCCACCGTGCGCGTCGCCGGTATGGCCTTCGATGAGGCCCTCGAAGCCGCCGGCCGCGTCGGATCCGGCGCCGTCGAGCTCGAGTGCCTCGACCTGATGCACGGCCTGGCCGGTTGGGACCTGGAGATCCGCATCGGAGGCCGCAGCTTCGCCCTGGACGCTCGTCTCAAGCGCGCCGCCGATCTTCTCGACACGGACGTCACCACTCTCTCGAGCGATGCAGACGCGAACCACTGGCGCACCCGCCGCGAGTTCGGCTGGGCTTCGCCGGACGCCTCCGTCCTCAAACTCCCCCTGACGCCGGCCACGGCGGCGGTCCTGGAACAGGTCCTGGCCGACCTCGACGCTTCCCACGTAGCCAGGGTCTATAGCGCCGGCGTCCAGCAGGCTTTCGTCGCCTGGCCCGCGGCGCGCGTAGCCGACCTTCCATCCCTCGACCGTGCCCTCGCACAGTCGAAGCTGACGGCGCTCGCGTTGCGCGCACCGGCCGACGCTTCGAACCAGCCGTTCCTCGGCTACCGCACCGGCGGCGAACTGCTACGCCGCGTCGAGCAAGCCCTCGACCCGGCCGGCCGCTTCAGCCGCTTGGGCTGA
- a CDS encoding 4Fe-4S dicluster domain-containing protein yields the protein MKAGPQSGERPVSDAEAGFEVGEAFERFSQKDDVFCRSFWDPEVRTSRSDMFYETYRTPELRWRPVDGFTRRDYALRNASWHVTDLFAELRGDADRREGFLDPYTVLRDGPGPPDESDEPEEVLAARLAADLKTAARALGADLIGITGYDERWVYTHAYSRETETEKPQELPGELGNVVVVAQAMDRSLVRTVPSALSGTATGVGYSSDTVVLLAIAQYILNMGYAAVPTMNDTALAIPLAIKAGLGEYGRHGLLITREFGPRVRLGKIFTDMPLAHDRPRRFGVRETCDVCRACSDACPPKAIAMDAPTDRIYNISNIRGVRKWTTDAEKCFRFWSNQNTDCSICVRVCPYNRDYSRRLSRIWRWMAGTRLRRFALWLDRRSGRGRRVEPQTWWGRALSGW from the coding sequence GTGAAAGCCGGGCCGCAGTCCGGAGAACGCCCCGTCAGCGATGCCGAAGCGGGGTTCGAGGTAGGCGAGGCTTTCGAACGCTTCTCGCAGAAGGACGACGTCTTCTGCCGTTCGTTCTGGGACCCCGAGGTGAGGACCTCCCGCTCGGACATGTTCTACGAGACGTACCGCACGCCGGAGCTGCGCTGGCGCCCGGTCGACGGGTTCACGCGGCGCGACTACGCGCTGCGCAACGCTTCCTGGCACGTCACCGATCTGTTCGCGGAGCTCCGGGGAGACGCCGACCGTCGCGAGGGCTTCCTCGACCCCTACACGGTGCTCCGGGACGGTCCGGGTCCGCCGGACGAGAGCGATGAACCGGAGGAGGTCCTCGCCGCTCGACTCGCGGCGGATCTCAAGACCGCCGCTCGCGCGTTGGGCGCCGACCTGATCGGCATCACCGGGTACGACGAGCGCTGGGTGTACACCCACGCGTACTCGCGGGAGACCGAGACGGAGAAACCGCAGGAGCTTCCGGGCGAACTCGGGAACGTGGTCGTCGTTGCGCAGGCGATGGACCGGAGTCTCGTGCGGACCGTGCCGTCGGCCCTGAGCGGGACGGCGACGGGGGTCGGCTACAGCAGCGACACGGTGGTGCTGCTCGCGATCGCCCAGTACATCCTGAACATGGGCTACGCGGCGGTGCCAACGATGAACGACACGGCCCTCGCGATCCCGCTCGCGATCAAGGCGGGGCTGGGCGAGTACGGCCGTCACGGTCTTCTGATCACCAGGGAGTTCGGCCCCAGGGTGCGGCTCGGGAAGATCTTCACCGACATGCCCCTGGCGCACGACCGTCCACGGCGCTTCGGCGTGCGCGAGACCTGCGACGTATGCCGCGCGTGTTCGGATGCATGCCCGCCGAAGGCCATCGCGATGGACGCACCGACGGACCGGATCTACAACATCTCCAACATCCGCGGCGTCAGGAAGTGGACGACGGACGCCGAGAAGTGCTTCCGGTTCTGGTCGAACCAGAACACCGACTGCTCGATCTGCGTCAGGGTCTGCCCCTACAACCGGGACTACTCCAGGCGCCTCAGCCGAATCTGGCGGTGGATGGCGGGGACCCGTCTGCGCCGGTTCGCTCTCTGGCTGGACCGACGGAGCGGGCGTGGGCGGAGGGTTGAGCCCCAGACGTGGTGGGGGCGCGCCCTGTCCGGCTGGTAG
- a CDS encoding aldehyde dehydrogenase family protein gives MKEALQFYINGKWVDPATPKTMDVIDPSTEEAIGRISLGSAADVDKAVAAAQAAFGSFSQTSQEERVELLGRIVAGYKARIGEMAETISMEMGAPAWLAKAAQAPSGLGHFAGALGVLKDYDFVETRGTTNIVKEPVGVCGLITPWNWPINQIACKVAPALAAGCTMVLKPSEVAPLNAILLAEILHDAGVPPGVFNLINGEGPEVGAALSAHPGIDMMSFTGSTRAGRAVAKAAADSIKRVAQELGGKSPNIVLEDADIDKAVKAGTRQCFLNSGQSCNAPTRMLVPAASHARALEVAKAAAEATAVGPPGQEGVAIGPVVSKVQYDKIQGLIAKGIEEGAELVTGGTDRPEGLDSGYYVRPTVFGGVSNEMTIAREEIFGPVLSILPYETEEEAIQVANDTVYGLSSYVQSGDLDHARSVASRIRAGNVHINGAPADFGAPFGGYKQSGNGREWGDFGFEEFLEVKAVMGALPKAS, from the coding sequence ATGAAGGAAGCGCTGCAGTTCTACATCAACGGTAAGTGGGTCGACCCGGCGACTCCGAAGACGATGGACGTGATCGATCCGTCGACGGAAGAAGCGATCGGCCGGATCAGCCTCGGCAGCGCGGCGGACGTCGACAAGGCCGTCGCGGCGGCGCAGGCCGCCTTCGGGTCGTTCTCACAGACCAGCCAGGAAGAACGCGTGGAACTCCTCGGTCGCATCGTCGCCGGCTACAAGGCCCGGATCGGCGAGATGGCGGAGACGATCTCCATGGAGATGGGCGCCCCGGCCTGGCTCGCCAAGGCCGCCCAGGCGCCCTCCGGCCTCGGCCACTTCGCGGGCGCCCTTGGCGTGCTGAAGGACTACGACTTCGTCGAGACCCGCGGCACGACGAACATCGTCAAGGAACCGGTCGGCGTCTGCGGCCTGATCACGCCCTGGAACTGGCCGATCAACCAGATCGCCTGCAAGGTCGCGCCGGCGCTCGCCGCGGGCTGCACGATGGTCCTCAAGCCGAGCGAGGTGGCGCCGCTCAACGCCATCCTTCTCGCCGAGATCCTCCACGACGCCGGCGTGCCGCCAGGCGTCTTCAACCTGATCAACGGCGAAGGACCCGAGGTCGGCGCCGCGCTGTCCGCCCACCCCGGCATCGACATGATGTCTTTCACCGGCTCCACCCGCGCCGGTCGCGCGGTCGCCAAGGCCGCCGCCGACTCGATCAAGCGGGTCGCCCAGGAACTCGGCGGCAAGTCGCCGAACATCGTCCTCGAGGACGCCGACATCGACAAGGCGGTCAAGGCGGGCACCCGACAGTGCTTCCTCAACAGCGGCCAGTCCTGCAACGCGCCGACGCGGATGCTCGTGCCGGCGGCGTCGCACGCCCGGGCCCTGGAAGTCGCCAAGGCGGCCGCCGAAGCGACCGCCGTCGGTCCTCCGGGACAGGAAGGCGTCGCCATCGGCCCCGTCGTCAGCAAGGTCCAGTACGACAAGATCCAGGGTCTCATCGCCAAGGGCATCGAGGAAGGCGCCGAGCTCGTCACCGGCGGCACCGACCGCCCCGAGGGCCTCGACAGCGGCTACTACGTCCGCCCCACCGTGTTCGGTGGCGTCAGCAACGAGATGACGATCGCCCGCGAAGAGATCTTCGGCCCCGTGCTCTCGATCCTCCCCTACGAAACGGAGGAGGAAGCGATCCAGGTCGCGAACGACACCGTCTACGGCCTGTCGAGCTACGTCCAGTCCGGCGACCTCGACCACGCCCGCAGCGTGGCCTCCCGCATCCGCGCCGGCAACGTCCACATCAACGGCGCCCCCGCCGACTTCGGCGCCCCCTTCGGCGGCTACAAGCAGTCCGGCAACGGCCGCGAGTGGGGCGACTTCGGCTTCGAGGAGTTCCTCGAGGTCAAGGCCGTGATGGGGGCGCTGCCGAAGGCGAGCTGA
- a CDS encoding FAD-binding protein: MAPADAADFLDALKRRLGADRVLTGAAPMAAYESDALTAFRARPRAVVLVDSAEEVVDVVRLCAAAEVPFLARGSGTSLSGGSLPVHDGVVIAMNRLNRILEVDPVRRTAVVEPGVVNLTVSEAAEPYGLYYSPDPSSQSVCTIGGNLAFNSGGAHCLKYGMTSNHVLGLEVVLPDGEVIEIGGDSLESVGPDLVGLFVGSEGLFGIATKITLRLLPKPETFFTLLAAYDSLAAAGEAVAAVVASGLLPGAMEIMDNLAIEAAEAAVGAGYPLDAEGLLIVELEGEEQQVAAESELLLEVVRQSKPYLEHIASDPDDRMRIWKGRKSAFSAVGRLSPDYIVQDGVVPRSRLGEALTEIQRLGERHGIRVANVFHAGDGNLHPLILFDGRVEGELERAEELAGEILRLCIDLGGSITGEHGVGMEKRQYLGEMFGDADLDAMRRIRLAIDPGELANRGKMFPDAEAPALLSHGPHPLEVAGVISRE, encoded by the coding sequence ATGGCCCCGGCCGACGCAGCCGACTTTCTCGACGCACTGAAACGGCGCCTCGGTGCCGACCGCGTCCTCACCGGCGCGGCCCCCATGGCGGCCTACGAGTCGGACGCGCTGACCGCCTTCCGGGCCCGTCCGCGGGCGGTCGTCCTCGTCGATTCCGCCGAGGAAGTCGTCGACGTCGTGCGCCTCTGCGCGGCCGCCGAAGTGCCGTTCCTCGCCCGTGGCAGCGGCACCAGCCTGTCCGGCGGTTCCCTGCCGGTCCACGACGGCGTCGTCATCGCGATGAACCGGCTGAACCGGATCCTCGAAGTGGACCCGGTGCGGCGGACGGCGGTCGTCGAGCCCGGCGTCGTCAACCTCACGGTGTCCGAGGCCGCGGAGCCCTACGGCCTCTACTACTCACCGGATCCGTCGAGCCAGTCCGTGTGCACGATCGGCGGCAACCTGGCCTTTAACTCGGGCGGCGCTCACTGCCTGAAGTACGGCATGACGAGCAACCACGTGCTCGGCCTCGAAGTCGTGCTCCCGGACGGCGAAGTGATCGAGATCGGCGGCGACAGCCTGGAGAGCGTCGGCCCGGACCTCGTCGGGCTCTTCGTCGGCTCGGAGGGGCTGTTCGGGATCGCGACGAAGATCACGTTGCGCCTGCTGCCGAAGCCCGAGACCTTCTTCACCCTGCTGGCGGCCTACGACTCACTGGCGGCGGCGGGCGAGGCGGTGGCGGCCGTCGTCGCTTCGGGCCTGCTGCCCGGGGCGATGGAGATCATGGACAACCTCGCGATCGAGGCGGCCGAGGCGGCGGTCGGCGCCGGTTACCCGCTCGATGCCGAGGGCCTTCTGATCGTCGAACTCGAAGGCGAGGAGCAGCAAGTCGCCGCCGAAAGCGAACTGCTGCTGGAAGTCGTCAGGCAATCGAAGCCTTACCTCGAGCACATCGCCAGCGACCCGGACGATCGGATGCGGATCTGGAAGGGCCGCAAGAGCGCCTTCTCGGCGGTGGGGAGACTGAGCCCGGACTACATCGTCCAGGACGGCGTCGTGCCGCGGTCCCGCCTGGGCGAGGCTCTGACGGAGATCCAGCGGCTCGGCGAACGGCACGGGATCCGGGTCGCCAACGTGTTCCATGCCGGCGACGGAAACCTGCACCCGCTGATCCTCTTCGATGGCCGGGTCGAAGGCGAACTGGAGCGCGCCGAGGAACTGGCGGGCGAGATCCTCCGACTCTGCATCGACCTCGGCGGCTCGATCACCGGCGAGCACGGCGTCGGCATGGAGAAGCGCCAGTACCTCGGCGAGATGTTCGGCGACGCCGACCTGGACGCGATGCGCCGCATCCGCCTGGCGATCGACCCCGGCGAGCTGGCGAACCGGGGCAAGATGTTCCCGGACGCCGAGGCGCCGGCGCTGCTGAGCCACGGTCCCCATCCACTGGAGGTGGCGGGAGTCATCTCGCGCGAATGA
- a CDS encoding MFS transporter: MAEQEQAPKRVGTFESLVQAVRSWRTLSVVLLSFSSGMPLGLVWIAIPDWMRDSGVDIRIVGLFTLAQVPWTFNVVWAPLMDRFPPPFLGRRRGWAAIAQVGLLVGTLGLAGVGGHPDAPFVVLALTFAVALAAASQDIAVDAYAVDVLKKEEQGAAVGARIALYRVGMFAAGAAAISLAGRSSWALVCAGLAALYLPMLLVTFFAPEPRNLPPEPKTVREAVWLPFLGFLSRHRAVEILAFVILFKLADNMASALLRPFLVDMGYSSDDRGFALGTIGLIATIGGAIIGGLGTNVLGLGRALWIFGSLQIFSNLGYVVLANVPRNSFLLYGAMGFETLCQGLGTGAFSVLLLRMTQKRFSATQYAMFSTLFGFGRIFSGPVAGITVDAIGWTNFFLATMPLGIPGLYMLSRFVKPTEREPVFNVRRQDPLPPRSRTRLAADGVAFGTLSAIGAALLLNGLAALKAMRAGEPFGFTAELLALATPANAEGWVGLVGVVTFGAAMGLFAAAVQAARHGAGAESASEASEAP, encoded by the coding sequence ATGGCCGAGCAGGAGCAGGCGCCCAAGCGGGTCGGCACCTTCGAGAGCCTGGTGCAGGCGGTCCGCTCATGGCGAACGTTGTCCGTCGTCCTGCTGTCGTTCTCCTCGGGGATGCCTCTGGGGCTGGTCTGGATCGCGATTCCCGACTGGATGCGCGATTCCGGTGTCGACATTCGCATCGTCGGCCTGTTCACGCTGGCGCAGGTTCCGTGGACCTTCAACGTGGTCTGGGCGCCGCTGATGGACCGCTTCCCACCGCCGTTCCTGGGGCGACGCCGGGGCTGGGCGGCGATCGCCCAGGTCGGTCTGCTTGTTGGAACGCTCGGCCTGGCCGGCGTCGGCGGCCACCCGGACGCGCCGTTCGTGGTACTCGCCCTGACCTTCGCGGTGGCGCTGGCGGCAGCATCCCAGGACATCGCGGTCGACGCCTACGCCGTGGACGTTCTGAAGAAGGAGGAGCAGGGCGCGGCCGTCGGCGCGCGCATCGCGCTCTACCGCGTGGGGATGTTCGCGGCGGGAGCAGCGGCCATCTCCCTTGCCGGACGCTCCTCGTGGGCCCTCGTCTGTGCGGGCCTGGCGGCGCTCTACCTGCCGATGCTTCTCGTGACGTTCTTCGCGCCCGAGCCTCGCAATCTGCCGCCTGAGCCGAAGACCGTACGAGAAGCCGTCTGGCTCCCCTTCCTCGGCTTCCTCTCCCGCCACCGTGCAGTTGAGATTCTGGCCTTCGTCATCCTGTTCAAGCTCGCCGACAACATGGCCAGCGCCCTGCTTCGCCCGTTTCTCGTCGACATGGGCTACTCGAGCGACGACCGTGGCTTCGCGTTGGGAACGATCGGCCTGATCGCGACCATCGGCGGCGCTATCATCGGCGGCCTGGGCACGAACGTGCTGGGCTTGGGCAGAGCGCTCTGGATCTTCGGTTCCCTCCAGATCTTCTCCAACCTCGGCTACGTCGTACTCGCCAACGTGCCCAGGAACTCCTTCCTCCTCTACGGAGCGATGGGGTTCGAGACGCTCTGCCAGGGTCTCGGCACTGGAGCCTTCTCGGTCCTGCTCCTTCGCATGACCCAGAAGCGTTTCTCGGCCACGCAGTACGCGATGTTCTCGACCTTGTTCGGCTTCGGTCGGATCTTCTCCGGGCCGGTCGCAGGGATCACTGTCGATGCAATCGGCTGGACCAACTTCTTCCTGGCCACCATGCCGCTGGGCATCCCCGGCCTTTACATGCTCTCGCGCTTCGTCAAGCCCACCGAACGCGAACCGGTCTTCAACGTGCGGCGGCAGGATCCGCTACCACCCCGTTCCCGGACTCGGCTAGCCGCGGATGGCGTGGCCTTCGGGACACTGAGCGCCATCGGCGCCGCCTTGCTGCTCAACGGCCTGGCGGCGCTCAAGGCGATGCGCGCCGGCGAGCCTTTCGGCTTCACGGCGGAACTGCTGGCACTCGCCACGCCGGCGAACGCCGAGGGCTGGGTGGGGCTCGTAGGTGTCGTGACCTTCGGCGCCGCCATGGGGCTCTTCGCCGCAGCCGTGCAGGCGGCCCGGCATGGGGCGGGCGCCGAGTCGGCATCCGAGGCGTCCGAAGCGCCCTAA
- the hemG gene encoding protoporphyrinogen oxidase has product MSEQPAACRLVVVGGGPSGLAAAWKASVEAERVGGEIGILVLEADGEVGGKARTEQAGGFLLETGPQGFLDDQPVVREMVDACGLEDEVLAPEPAANRRYIYRGGRLRLLQRSPLGFARSGLLGPLGLARLAMEPLVRSRHDGEAEGSAGEDESLYDFAARRMGRQAARRLISPVVLGIFAGDARKLSAAAAFPRLVAMERAYGSLFKAMRAGRKRGLPPPGHRTIRRGIQALPHAVAALPGIEVRCNRRVTAIERRGSGFRVASSGDEVTGDAVVVAADLPWAADLVDGVSAEAAAGLRQIESPPMAVVHTAFTAAAAAHIEPAYGFLVARGEGVRMLGCQYETATFRGRGPDGTFLTRSMFGGSVDPEAADLGDAQLVELTLRELRRTAGLDADPTYTSVARWPHAIPQYTPGHPRRVARIEATLDSIDGFYLAGNALHGVGLSRAIAVGAECGEKAARLLLP; this is encoded by the coding sequence TTGAGCGAACAGCCGGCGGCCTGCCGCCTGGTCGTCGTCGGCGGCGGACCTTCCGGACTGGCCGCCGCCTGGAAGGCGTCCGTCGAAGCGGAGCGCGTCGGCGGCGAGATCGGGATCCTCGTGCTCGAGGCGGACGGCGAAGTCGGCGGCAAGGCGCGGACCGAGCAGGCCGGCGGCTTCCTGCTCGAGACCGGGCCCCAAGGCTTCCTCGACGATCAGCCGGTCGTGCGGGAGATGGTCGACGCCTGCGGCCTCGAGGACGAAGTGCTGGCGCCGGAACCGGCCGCGAACCGCCGCTACATCTACCGGGGCGGCAGGCTGCGGTTGCTGCAGCGCAGCCCGCTGGGCTTCGCCAGGAGCGGCCTGCTGGGACCGCTCGGCCTGGCGCGGCTGGCGATGGAACCCCTGGTGCGGAGTCGGCACGACGGCGAAGCGGAAGGCAGCGCCGGCGAAGACGAGTCGCTATACGACTTCGCCGCCCGCCGCATGGGGCGGCAGGCGGCCCGGCGCCTCATCTCGCCCGTCGTCCTCGGCATCTTCGCCGGCGACGCGCGGAAGCTCTCGGCGGCGGCCGCGTTTCCGCGCCTGGTCGCGATGGAACGGGCCTACGGTTCCCTGTTCAAGGCGATGCGCGCCGGCCGGAAGCGCGGCCTACCGCCACCGGGGCACCGGACTATTCGCCGCGGCATCCAGGCCCTTCCGCACGCCGTCGCCGCTCTTCCGGGAATCGAAGTCCGCTGCAACCGGCGGGTCACCGCGATCGAGCGGCGCGGCAGCGGCTTCAGGGTCGCTTCGTCCGGCGACGAAGTCACTGGAGATGCAGTCGTCGTCGCAGCCGACCTGCCCTGGGCCGCCGATCTCGTCGACGGCGTCTCGGCGGAGGCCGCGGCCGGGCTCCGGCAGATCGAGTCGCCGCCGATGGCCGTCGTCCATACCGCCTTCACGGCCGCCGCCGCGGCCCACATCGAGCCGGCCTACGGCTTCCTCGTCGCCCGCGGCGAGGGAGTTCGCATGCTCGGCTGCCAGTACGAAACCGCTACGTTCCGGGGCCGCGGCCCGGATGGCACGTTTCTGACCCGCTCGATGTTCGGCGGCAGCGTAGATCCCGAGGCCGCCGACCTCGGCGACGCGCAGCTCGTCGAGCTGACTCTCCGCGAGCTACGCCGGACAGCAGGCCTGGACGCCGATCCCACCTACACGAGCGTCGCCCGCTGGCCGCACGCCATCCCGCAGTACACCCCCGGTCACCCGCGGCGAGTGGCCAGAATCGAGGCCACCCTGGACTCGATCGACGGCTTCTACCTGGCCGGCAACGCGCTCCACGGCGTCGGCCTGAGCCGGGCGATCGCCGTCGGCGCCGAGTGCGGGGAAAAGGCCGCCCGCCTGCTGCTCCCGTAG
- the msrP gene encoding protein-methionine-sulfoxide reductase catalytic subunit MsrP, producing the protein MWIKKYDPARYLPSDSGIALPSREPTPRDVYMDRRKFVAAAAVGIAGASPLAAQFRLRQQVPAPPPAPPIEDKLKPALKRPDVYGAELSARPKRNTKFAGPPASIGGELTPREAAGSHNNFYEFYPGRGGPVWKFAGKFTVEPWSVEVTGLCDNPMTLDLDDIFGFEHEERLYHFRCVERWAMNVPWSGFPLSKLIEKAQPKSSARHVRFFTALKRDQMPGVREAHWYEWPYFEALRMDEAMNELAFVATGIYGEPLVKQHGAPLRLAVPWKYGYKSAKSIVKIEFVAEEPKIFWQIQPHEYGYLSNVNPNIPHPRWSQATSHWLHNSQPFETPIFNGYGEYVSKLYPDEPTTMQRALRMGQVAR; encoded by the coding sequence ATGTGGATCAAGAAGTACGACCCCGCCCGTTACCTTCCCTCAGACTCCGGGATCGCGCTGCCGAGCCGCGAGCCGACGCCGCGGGACGTCTACATGGACCGGCGCAAGTTCGTGGCCGCGGCCGCGGTCGGCATCGCCGGCGCGTCGCCCCTGGCCGCCCAGTTCCGCCTTCGCCAGCAGGTACCGGCGCCGCCTCCGGCGCCGCCGATCGAGGACAAGCTGAAGCCGGCCCTCAAGAGGCCTGATGTCTACGGCGCCGAGCTCAGCGCGCGGCCCAAGCGGAACACGAAGTTCGCGGGTCCGCCGGCGAGCATCGGCGGCGAACTGACGCCGCGCGAGGCGGCGGGCAGCCACAACAACTTCTACGAGTTCTATCCCGGTCGCGGCGGCCCGGTGTGGAAGTTCGCCGGCAAGTTCACCGTCGAACCGTGGAGTGTCGAAGTCACGGGCCTCTGCGACAACCCGATGACGCTCGATCTCGATGACATCTTCGGCTTTGAGCACGAGGAGCGGCTCTACCACTTCCGCTGCGTCGAGCGCTGGGCGATGAACGTGCCCTGGAGCGGCTTCCCCCTCAGCAAGCTGATCGAGAAGGCGCAACCGAAGTCGTCAGCCAGGCATGTCCGTTTCTTCACTGCTCTCAAGAGGGACCAGATGCCGGGTGTCAGGGAGGCGCACTGGTACGAGTGGCCCTACTTCGAAGCCCTCCGTATGGATGAGGCGATGAACGAACTGGCCTTCGTCGCCACCGGTATCTACGGAGAGCCTCTGGTCAAGCAACATGGTGCGCCGCTGCGACTCGCGGTCCCGTGGAAGTACGGCTACAAGAGCGCGAAGTCGATCGTGAAGATCGAGTTCGTGGCCGAGGAGCCGAAGATCTTCTGGCAGATCCAGCCGCACGAGTATGGCTACCTCTCGAACGTGAACCCGAACATCCCGCACCCGCGCTGGAGTCAGGCGACCTCGCACTGGCTGCACAACAGCCAGCCGTTCGAGACACCGATCTTCAACGGCTACGGCGAGTACGTCTCGAAGCTTTATCCCGACGAGCCGACCACGATGCAGCGCGCGCTGCGGATGGGGCAGGTCGCGCGGTAG
- the hemE gene encoding uroporphyrinogen decarboxylase gives MNALPTTAAGPAAAPAAATAPPAEPLLLRTLRFEETPRRPLWMMRQAGRILPEYRALKERHGFAGLARDPELAAEVTLMPLRRFPFDAAITFADIMSPMPALGVDFRFDPGPVIAEPIRGARDVAALPDPDDLDEAAIAPEVAATQRIVRSELVPETALLGFAGAPLTLAAYLVEGRGIRDFPRLRAFAYQEPAAFDALLDRLGRLCARYLLSQHRAGADAVQVFDSWAGLFPRAEWRLRIRPHLDRLLRRLGDAGVPRILFLHAAPQLVDDYAGLPCEALGVDWRTDVGALRRRRPDLCLQGNLDPAALMAGEQAVRRETGLLLASLPRRGHIVNLGHGVLPETPLQAVQALVEAVHAEAEDA, from the coding sequence GTGAACGCCCTGCCGACGACCGCGGCCGGGCCTGCTGCCGCCCCGGCCGCCGCCACCGCCCCGCCGGCCGAACCCCTGCTGCTGCGCACCCTTCGATTCGAGGAAACGCCGCGGCGGCCGCTGTGGATGATGCGTCAGGCCGGACGCATCCTGCCCGAGTACCGGGCACTCAAGGAGCGCCACGGTTTCGCCGGCCTCGCACGCGACCCGGAACTGGCGGCCGAAGTCACCCTGATGCCGCTCCGGCGCTTCCCCTTCGACGCCGCGATCACGTTCGCGGACATCATGTCGCCCATGCCGGCCCTCGGCGTCGACTTCCGCTTCGATCCGGGGCCGGTGATCGCTGAGCCGATCCGCGGCGCGCGGGACGTCGCCGCCCTGCCCGATCCCGACGACCTCGACGAAGCCGCGATCGCCCCGGAAGTCGCCGCCACCCAGCGGATCGTGCGATCCGAGCTCGTCCCGGAGACGGCACTGCTCGGCTTCGCGGGCGCTCCGTTGACCCTCGCGGCCTACCTCGTCGAGGGTCGCGGCATCCGCGACTTCCCCCGGCTGCGGGCGTTCGCCTACCAGGAGCCGGCGGCTTTCGACGCCCTGCTCGACCGACTCGGCCGGCTCTGCGCCCGTTACCTCCTCAGCCAGCATCGGGCCGGCGCCGACGCGGTACAGGTCTTCGACTCCTGGGCCGGCCTCTTCCCGCGCGCCGAATGGCGTCTGAGGATTCGGCCGCACCTCGATCGGCTGCTGCGGCGGCTCGGCGACGCCGGCGTCCCCAGAATCCTCTTCCTCCACGCCGCGCCCCAGTTGGTGGACGACTACGCGGGCCTGCCCTGCGAGGCGCTCGGCGTCGACTGGCGCACCGACGTCGGAGCGCTGCGCCGGCGGCGGCCGGACCTTTGCCTGCAGGGCAACCTGGACCCCGCCGCGCTCATGGCCGGCGAACAGGCGGTCCGGCGCGAGACCGGACTCCTGCTCGCCAGCCTGCCGCGACGTGGCCACATCGTGAACCTGGGACACGGCGTGCTGCCGGAAACTCCGCTTCAGGCGGTGCAGGCCCTGGTCGAGGCCGTCCACGCCGAGGCGGAGGACGCTTGA
- a CDS encoding PspC domain-containing protein produces the protein MTATATQSRPLHRSGSDRLIGGVCGGVAAWLGWNPTGVRLLYILVSILSVAFPGIIVYILLWIVMPLGD, from the coding sequence GTGACCGCGACAGCCACCCAGTCCCGCCCCCTTCATCGCTCCGGGTCCGATCGCCTGATCGGCGGCGTCTGCGGAGGCGTCGCCGCCTGGCTGGGCTGGAACCCGACGGGCGTCCGTCTGCTCTACATCCTGGTCTCGATCCTCTCGGTCGCTTTTCCCGGGATCATCGTCTACATCCTGCTCTGGATCGTGATGCCGCTCGGCGACTGA